One Spiribacter halobius DNA segment encodes these proteins:
- a CDS encoding heavy metal translocating P-type ATPase — translation MAERELTLTINGMTCGGCVSRVQQRLRAEPGVAGAEVNLATGRAWLQLADQPPAAADLAAAVRDAGYEAPEAETVLAIQGMTCGGCVSRVERALAATPGVLEASVNLALGQARVRHLAGAVSADGLARAVHDAGYTARPHEATEADAEAGAEDGELAALRRRVRWAAALTLPLVLVAMGRHLPGSGDFLLGLMSGRAWMLVELLLVTPVLFGAGGQFYRQGWAELRHRAPGMSSLVMIGASAAWGYSLLALLVPGIFPPGTAASYFEAAGVIVTLILVGRYLEHRARGRTSEAIRRLLRLQAHTARVVRNGEPVEVPLAEVVAGDQVVVRPGERVPVDGEVLEGASRVDESMISGEPVPVAKGVGDELVGGTVNRNGSLTFRVTRTGDDTVLARIIQLVERAQAEKPPIQQLADRIAGVFVPIVMLVALATFAAWLTVGPEPALSYAFVAAVSVLLIACPCAMGLATPTAVMVATGKGAEAGVLFRRGAALETLAGADTVVLDKTGTLTAGEPRLTDLEVPAGAEDEALALIAAVEARSEHPVAEAIVAAARERGLALAPVSDFDAVAGYGVEGRVDGRWVHVGAEHYMTWLGVDVSAVADTARRLTEEAKSPLYAAVDGQLLALLAVADPPRREAEAAVAELQGLGVTVAMITGDHRATAEAVGRRLGIDRVMAGVLPDGKAREVQRLQAEGARVLFVGDGINDAPALAQADAGIAIGTGTDIAIEAADVVLMRADLHQLGAALRLARQTRRTVRLNFLWAYGYNVALIPVAAGLLFPLTGWLLNPMAAAAAMSLSSLFVLSNSLRLRRFRAEPRGNGKPAPAAAAATG, via the coding sequence ATGGCTGAGCGCGAGCTCACCCTGACCATCAACGGCATGACCTGTGGGGGCTGTGTCTCGCGGGTGCAGCAGCGGCTGCGCGCCGAGCCCGGCGTCGCCGGGGCGGAGGTCAATCTCGCCACCGGCCGCGCCTGGCTGCAGCTCGCCGACCAGCCCCCGGCGGCCGCGGACCTGGCCGCCGCCGTGCGCGACGCCGGCTACGAGGCGCCCGAGGCGGAGACCGTGCTGGCGATCCAGGGCATGACCTGCGGCGGCTGCGTAAGCCGCGTGGAGCGGGCGCTGGCGGCGACGCCGGGTGTGCTCGAGGCCTCGGTGAACCTCGCCCTCGGCCAGGCCCGGGTGCGCCATCTTGCCGGGGCGGTGTCCGCGGATGGCCTCGCCCGCGCCGTCCACGACGCCGGCTATACGGCCCGTCCGCACGAGGCCACCGAGGCCGACGCGGAAGCCGGCGCCGAGGACGGCGAGCTCGCCGCCCTCCGCCGCCGGGTTCGCTGGGCCGCGGCGCTCACCCTGCCGCTGGTGCTGGTGGCCATGGGCCGGCATTTGCCGGGTAGCGGCGATTTCCTGCTCGGCCTGATGTCCGGGCGGGCCTGGATGCTGGTGGAGCTGTTGCTGGTGACGCCGGTGCTGTTCGGCGCCGGCGGCCAGTTCTACCGCCAGGGCTGGGCCGAGCTGCGGCATCGTGCCCCGGGCATGAGCAGCCTGGTGATGATCGGCGCCTCCGCGGCCTGGGGCTACTCGCTGCTGGCGCTGCTGGTGCCGGGGATCTTCCCCCCCGGCACTGCGGCGAGCTACTTCGAGGCGGCGGGCGTCATCGTCACGCTGATCCTCGTGGGGCGCTATCTCGAGCACCGCGCCCGCGGCCGCACCTCGGAGGCCATCCGGCGGCTGCTGCGCCTGCAGGCGCACACCGCGCGCGTCGTCCGCAACGGCGAGCCCGTCGAGGTGCCGCTGGCCGAGGTGGTGGCCGGCGACCAGGTGGTGGTCCGGCCCGGCGAGCGCGTACCGGTGGACGGCGAGGTGCTGGAGGGCGCCTCCCGGGTGGACGAGTCGATGATCTCCGGGGAGCCGGTGCCGGTGGCCAAGGGCGTGGGCGACGAGCTCGTCGGCGGCACAGTGAACCGCAACGGCAGCCTGACCTTCCGCGTCACCCGCACCGGCGACGACACCGTGCTGGCGCGCATCATCCAGCTGGTGGAGCGCGCCCAGGCGGAGAAGCCGCCGATCCAGCAGCTCGCCGACCGTATCGCCGGCGTGTTCGTGCCCATCGTCATGCTGGTGGCGCTGGCCACCTTCGCCGCGTGGCTGACCGTTGGCCCGGAGCCGGCGCTCTCCTATGCCTTCGTCGCGGCGGTGAGCGTGCTGCTGATCGCCTGCCCCTGCGCCATGGGGCTCGCCACCCCCACGGCGGTGATGGTGGCGACCGGCAAGGGCGCCGAGGCCGGTGTGCTGTTCCGCCGCGGCGCGGCGCTGGAGACCCTGGCCGGCGCGGATACCGTGGTCCTGGACAAGACCGGGACCCTCACCGCCGGCGAGCCGCGGCTGACGGATCTGGAGGTCCCGGCCGGGGCCGAGGACGAGGCACTGGCGCTGATCGCCGCCGTGGAGGCGCGCAGCGAGCATCCGGTGGCCGAGGCCATCGTCGCCGCCGCCCGCGAGCGGGGCCTCGCTCTCGCCCCGGTCAGCGACTTCGACGCCGTCGCGGGCTATGGCGTCGAGGGTCGCGTGGACGGACGCTGGGTGCATGTCGGCGCCGAGCACTACATGACCTGGCTCGGCGTGGACGTCTCTGCCGTCGCCGATACCGCCCGGCGGCTCACGGAGGAGGCGAAGAGCCCGCTGTATGCCGCCGTGGACGGCCAGCTGCTGGCCCTGCTGGCGGTGGCGGACCCGCCGCGCCGGGAGGCCGAGGCCGCCGTCGCCGAGCTGCAGGGCCTCGGCGTCACCGTGGCCATGATCACCGGCGACCATCGCGCCACCGCCGAGGCCGTCGGCCGGCGCCTCGGCATCGATCGGGTCATGGCCGGCGTGCTGCCGGACGGCAAGGCCAGGGAGGTACAGCGGCTGCAGGCCGAGGGGGCCCGGGTGCTGTTCGTCGGTGACGGCATCAACGACGCCCCGGCTCTGGCCCAGGCGGACGCAGGCATCGCCATCGGCACCGGCACCGACATCGCCATCGAGGCCGCGGATGTGGTGCTCATGCGCGCTGATCTCCACCAGCTCGGCGCCGCCCTGCGCCTCGCACGCCAGACCCGGCGCACGGTGCGGCTGAACTTCCTCTGGGCCTACGGCTATAACGTGGCGCTGATTCCGGTGGCGGCGGGGCTGTTGTTCCCGCTCACCGGCTGGCTGCTGAACCCGATGGCCGCCGCGGCGGCGATGAGCCTGTCCAGCCTGTTCGTGCTGAGCAACTCGCTGCGCCTGCGCCGTTTCCGCGCCGAGCCACGGGGCAACGGCAAGCCCGCGCCGGCAGCAGCCGCGGCCACGGGATAA
- a CDS encoding metal-sensitive transcriptional regulator encodes MASDAPDACCQLALDPAVREDARRRLASVRGHVDGIIRMLEREDVYCVDVLKQVKAVEGALAKVGEGVLRSHLRNHVVSARERGDADVIVAELMEVLKYR; translated from the coding sequence ATGGCCAGTGATGCCCCGGACGCCTGCTGCCAGCTCGCCCTCGACCCGGCGGTACGTGAGGATGCCCGCCGCCGGCTCGCCTCGGTGCGCGGGCATGTGGACGGGATCATCCGCATGCTCGAGCGCGAGGACGTCTACTGCGTGGACGTGCTCAAGCAGGTGAAGGCGGTGGAGGGGGCGCTGGCCAAGGTGGGCGAGGGCGTGCTCCGCAGCCACCTGCGCAACCACGTGGTGTCCGCCCGCGAGCGCGGCGATGCCGACGTCATCGTGGCGGAGCTGATGGAGGTCCTGAAGTACCGCTGA
- a CDS encoding GGDEF domain-containing protein, producing the protein MTLTTALFLGGIFAAATLSLLGALAAGGFALAYRQPDRHLGLALCFAAASLASGGYLFATLIIRLSHHIDDLTWVPAAYQLALVSAVLAGPAYILLHAVFAHDVQRQQRTLQLLTAAALLLAVMSLVPGEWSVLENREIRVVDNNVLPHYGAARDVYLAVILTAMLFLARQVLTVCRQRRGHWPWLLHGATGLLLVILPAVDALRELEVVIFPEPVAWLGFALFNVSSLALLGADYRRLLEERRNQALRLRELDQAASRDALTGLHNRRAMERTLDERQAAGLASALVLIDLDDFKAVNDRHGHAVGDRMLQAVADAIAAALRRSDSAARWGGDEFLVCLPEADADDAYEVLRRLRGALQPLQLTVGERRLQLTASIGLATVGESGDWRDAFDAADRALYRVKDEGKAALVTADEALAFGAAAVSGTSGPPSAPPR; encoded by the coding sequence ATGACACTCACCACTGCACTGTTTCTCGGCGGCATCTTCGCCGCCGCCACGCTGAGTCTTCTCGGCGCGCTGGCCGCCGGCGGGTTCGCCCTCGCCTACCGCCAGCCGGATCGCCATCTCGGCCTCGCGCTCTGCTTCGCGGCGGCGAGCCTCGCCTCGGGCGGGTATCTCTTCGCCACCCTGATCATTCGCCTGTCCCATCACATCGATGACCTCACCTGGGTCCCGGCGGCCTATCAGCTGGCCCTGGTGAGCGCCGTGCTGGCCGGACCGGCCTACATCCTCCTGCACGCGGTGTTTGCCCACGACGTGCAGCGCCAGCAACGGACGCTGCAGCTGCTCACCGCTGCCGCCCTGCTGCTTGCCGTCATGAGCCTCGTCCCGGGTGAGTGGTCGGTGCTGGAGAACCGCGAGATCCGGGTCGTGGACAACAACGTCCTGCCCCACTACGGCGCCGCGCGGGACGTCTACCTGGCCGTAATCCTCACCGCCATGCTGTTCCTGGCCCGCCAGGTGCTCACGGTCTGCCGGCAGCGGCGGGGGCACTGGCCGTGGCTGCTGCACGGCGCCACCGGCCTGCTGCTGGTTATCCTGCCGGCGGTGGACGCCCTGCGGGAGCTGGAGGTGGTGATCTTCCCCGAGCCGGTGGCCTGGCTCGGCTTCGCCCTGTTCAACGTCAGCTCGCTGGCGCTGCTGGGCGCCGACTACCGGCGGCTGCTGGAAGAGCGGCGGAACCAGGCCCTGCGCCTGCGCGAGCTGGATCAGGCGGCGAGCCGCGACGCCCTCACCGGACTGCACAACCGCCGGGCCATGGAGCGCACCCTGGACGAGCGCCAGGCCGCGGGGCTCGCCTCCGCGCTGGTGCTCATCGACCTGGACGATTTCAAGGCGGTGAACGACCGCCACGGCCACGCCGTGGGCGACCGGATGCTGCAGGCGGTGGCGGACGCGATTGCCGCCGCCCTGCGCCGCAGCGACAGCGCCGCGCGCTGGGGCGGCGACGAGTTCCTGGTCTGCCTGCCGGAGGCGGATGCCGACGACGCCTACGAGGTGCTGCGCCGGCTGCGTGGCGCCCTGCAGCCGCTGCAGCTGACCGTCGGCGAGCGGCGCCTGCAGCTCACCGCGAGCATCGGCCTGGCGACTGTGGGGGAAAGTGGCGACTGGCGGGACGCCTTCGATGCCGCCGACCGGGCGCTGTACCGGGTCAAGGACGAGGGCAAGGCGGCGCTGGTCACCGCCGACGAGGCGCTGGCCTTCGGCGCAGCGGCGGTCAGCGGTACTTCAGGACCTCCATCAGCTCCGCCACGATGA
- a CDS encoding glycosyltransferase has product MSLLLALICLGAVAGGAALLLLGVRRLPLLTAVRPPPGPLPTVSVVIAARDEAAHIAATVRALLAAATPGLEVVVVDDRSGDGTWGALEGLAVDPRLRRIRLDRLPPGWLGKNHALARGAAAARGEWLLFMDADVRLEPGALPRALAEAGRQRLDHLAVFPSLEARGLVLRLMLLQFAMSFLAWFRPWRLPEDRRAYVGVGAFNLVRAAAYRRAGGHAAFALSPLDDMMLGRVVARAGGRSAAALSGGLVRLAWYPSAGEMIRHFEKNAFAAFGFRLTRLVALTAVIALLGLWPWLGLALATGLERALHAATVAVTVLVHGVLARGSGWPVWIGLASPLGTLAMLWLWWRGSLLACWRGAVRWRGTTYPLAALRAHHDRLMRD; this is encoded by the coding sequence ATGAGCCTGCTGCTTGCGCTGATCTGCCTGGGTGCCGTCGCCGGCGGCGCGGCGCTGCTGCTGCTCGGCGTGCGCCGGCTGCCGCTGCTCACCGCCGTGCGTCCGCCCCCCGGTCCGCTGCCGACGGTGTCCGTGGTGATCGCGGCGCGGGACGAGGCGGCTCACATCGCCGCCACCGTGCGCGCCCTGCTCGCCGCCGCCACGCCAGGCCTCGAGGTCGTGGTGGTGGACGACCGCTCCGGGGACGGCACCTGGGGCGCGCTGGAGGGCCTTGCCGTCGACCCGCGGCTGCGCCGGATCCGACTGGACAGGCTGCCGCCCGGCTGGCTCGGCAAGAACCACGCGCTGGCGCGGGGCGCGGCAGCAGCCCGGGGCGAGTGGCTGCTGTTCATGGATGCCGACGTGCGCCTCGAGCCCGGGGCGCTGCCGCGGGCCCTGGCCGAGGCCGGCCGCCAGCGGCTGGATCATCTCGCCGTCTTCCCCAGCCTGGAGGCCCGGGGCCTGGTGCTGCGGCTGATGCTGCTGCAGTTCGCCATGAGCTTCCTCGCCTGGTTCCGCCCCTGGCGCCTGCCGGAGGACCGCCGGGCCTACGTCGGCGTCGGCGCCTTCAACCTGGTCCGGGCCGCCGCCTACCGGCGGGCCGGCGGCCATGCGGCCTTCGCCCTCTCGCCGCTGGACGACATGATGCTCGGCCGCGTCGTGGCCCGGGCGGGTGGACGCTCCGCGGCCGCCCTCTCCGGCGGCCTGGTGCGGCTGGCCTGGTACCCGAGCGCCGGCGAGATGATCCGCCACTTCGAGAAGAACGCCTTTGCCGCCTTCGGCTTTCGCCTCACCCGGCTGGTGGCGCTGACGGCGGTGATCGCCCTGCTCGGCCTGTGGCCGTGGCTGGGGCTCGCCCTCGCCACGGGCCTCGAGCGCGCTCTGCACGCCGCGACGGTGGCGGTCACCGTCCTGGTGCACGGGGTGCTGGCCCGCGGCAGCGGCTGGCCGGTGTGGATCGGCCTCGCCAGCCCCCTCGGCACCCTCGCCATGCTCTGGCTGTGGTGGCGCGGCTCGCTGCTGGCATGCTGGCGGGGGGCGGTGCGCTGGCGTGGCACGACCTATCCGCTGGCGGCACTGCGCGCCCATCACGATCGGCTTATGCGGGACTGA
- a CDS encoding bifunctional acetate--CoA ligase family protein/GNAT family N-acetyltransferase has protein sequence MTIRNLDALFKPESVAVIGASRRAGSVGAVLARNLFNGGFDGPVMPVNPKHRAVAGVLAYPDVESLPVTPDLAVICTPPRTVPDIVAQLAERGTRGAVVITAGFGEGGDDDGMALRQRMLEAARPHLMRIIGPNCLGILVPGQGLNASFSHLAPAKGRLAFVTQSGAIVTSVLDWAERRGIGFSHMVSLGDMSDVDFGDMLDYLANDPETRAILLYVEAVTDARKFMSAARAAARMKPVIVVKSGRHAASAKAAASHTGALAGSDAVYDAAFRRAGMLRVDTLGELFAAVETVATTRLPEGDRLAILTNGGGIGVLATDALMDRQGHLAELSEETLKRLDDVLPPTWSHGNPVDIIGDAPGKRYADALAVLTEAQEADAVLVLNCPTAVADSMDAAEAVVAEVERRGQGGPRPTVLTCWVGEYTAQRARQRFADARIPSYTTPEGAVRAFMHVVDYRRSQEALLETPPSVPEVFTPDTERARRLVDDATAEGREWLTEPEAKALLDAYGVSVVPTEVARDPGAAAAAADRLGYPAAVKILSADITHKSDVGGVVLDLEDAGQVRHAAEAMQRRVAETYPDARLEGFSVQPMVRRAGAWELIAGFTEDAQFGPVVLFGQGGTAVEVIRDQALGLPPLNLKLAHEIIERTRIHRQLVGYRDRKPADLEAIAITLMRIAQIAADLSQVRELDINPLLASSEGVVALDARVRLGGDDRGAKRLAIRPYPRELEETVHLDDGREFLLRPILPEDEPAVHRAFAQLTPEQIRMRFFAPIKQLSHVAAARFTQIDYDREMALVLTETGRPAGEADIFGVVHIHADPDNERAEYAVIVSHELTRRGLGRLLMERVIDYARRRGIREIRGDVLQENRAMLTLCKQLGFHRRPDPEDREIVHVRLPLTGAGEDGGD, from the coding sequence ATGACCATTCGCAACCTGGACGCCCTGTTCAAGCCCGAGTCCGTGGCCGTGATCGGTGCCAGCCGCCGCGCCGGCTCCGTGGGCGCGGTACTGGCGCGTAACCTCTTCAACGGCGGCTTCGACGGACCGGTAATGCCGGTGAACCCGAAGCACCGGGCGGTGGCAGGCGTGCTCGCCTACCCGGACGTGGAGAGCCTGCCGGTAACCCCCGATCTGGCGGTGATCTGCACCCCGCCGCGGACGGTGCCGGATATCGTCGCCCAGCTGGCCGAGCGCGGCACCCGCGGTGCGGTGGTGATCACCGCCGGCTTCGGCGAGGGCGGTGACGACGACGGCATGGCCCTGCGCCAGCGCATGCTCGAGGCCGCACGGCCGCACCTGATGCGCATCATCGGCCCGAACTGCCTGGGCATCCTGGTGCCGGGGCAGGGCCTCAACGCGAGCTTCTCCCATCTGGCGCCGGCAAAGGGGCGGCTCGCCTTCGTCACCCAGTCCGGGGCCATCGTCACCTCGGTGCTGGACTGGGCGGAGCGCCGGGGCATCGGCTTCTCGCACATGGTCTCCCTCGGCGACATGTCGGACGTCGACTTCGGCGACATGCTCGACTACCTCGCCAACGACCCGGAGACCCGGGCGATCCTGCTCTACGTCGAGGCCGTGACCGACGCCCGCAAGTTCATGTCCGCGGCGCGGGCGGCAGCGCGCATGAAGCCCGTCATCGTCGTCAAGTCCGGGCGCCATGCGGCGAGCGCCAAGGCCGCCGCATCCCACACCGGCGCCCTGGCGGGCTCCGACGCCGTCTATGACGCCGCCTTCCGCCGCGCCGGCATGCTGCGCGTGGACACCCTCGGCGAGCTGTTCGCCGCCGTGGAGACGGTAGCCACCACCCGGCTGCCGGAGGGCGACCGCCTCGCCATCCTCACCAACGGCGGCGGCATCGGCGTGCTCGCCACCGACGCCCTGATGGACCGCCAAGGGCATCTGGCCGAGCTCTCCGAGGAGACCCTGAAGCGGCTGGATGACGTCCTGCCGCCGACCTGGTCCCACGGCAACCCGGTGGACATCATCGGCGACGCCCCCGGCAAGCGCTACGCGGACGCCCTGGCCGTGCTCACCGAGGCGCAGGAGGCCGACGCCGTGCTGGTGCTGAACTGTCCCACTGCCGTGGCCGACAGCATGGACGCCGCGGAGGCGGTGGTGGCCGAGGTGGAGCGCCGCGGCCAGGGCGGCCCGCGCCCCACGGTGCTCACCTGCTGGGTGGGCGAGTACACCGCGCAGCGCGCGCGCCAGCGCTTCGCCGATGCCCGTATCCCGAGCTACACCACGCCCGAGGGCGCCGTGCGCGCGTTCATGCACGTGGTCGACTACCGCCGCAGCCAGGAGGCGTTGCTGGAGACGCCGCCCTCGGTGCCGGAGGTGTTCACGCCTGACACGGAGCGGGCCAGGCGGCTGGTGGACGACGCCACCGCCGAGGGCCGGGAGTGGCTCACCGAGCCGGAGGCGAAGGCGCTGCTGGACGCCTACGGCGTCTCCGTAGTGCCGACGGAGGTGGCCCGGGACCCCGGGGCCGCGGCTGCCGCCGCCGACCGGCTGGGCTATCCGGCGGCGGTGAAGATCCTCTCGGCCGACATCACGCACAAGAGCGACGTCGGCGGCGTGGTGCTGGATCTCGAGGACGCCGGACAGGTCCGGCACGCTGCCGAGGCGATGCAGCGCCGGGTCGCCGAGACCTACCCGGACGCGCGCCTGGAGGGCTTCAGCGTGCAGCCCATGGTGCGCCGCGCCGGCGCCTGGGAGCTGATCGCGGGCTTCACCGAGGACGCCCAGTTCGGACCCGTGGTGCTGTTTGGCCAGGGCGGCACGGCGGTGGAGGTGATCCGGGATCAGGCCCTCGGCCTCCCTCCGCTCAACCTCAAGCTCGCTCACGAAATCATCGAGCGCACGCGCATCCACCGCCAGCTGGTCGGCTACCGGGACCGCAAGCCGGCGGATCTGGAGGCCATCGCCATCACCCTGATGCGTATCGCCCAGATCGCCGCCGATCTCTCCCAGGTCCGCGAGCTCGACATCAACCCGCTGCTCGCCTCATCGGAAGGCGTCGTCGCCCTGGACGCGCGGGTCCGTCTCGGCGGCGACGACCGTGGCGCAAAGCGGCTGGCGATACGGCCCTATCCCCGTGAGCTGGAGGAAACCGTGCACCTGGACGATGGCCGGGAGTTCCTGCTGCGGCCCATCCTGCCCGAGGACGAGCCGGCGGTGCACCGCGCCTTCGCCCAGCTCACCCCGGAGCAGATCCGCATGCGCTTCTTCGCGCCCATCAAGCAGCTGAGCCACGTCGCCGCGGCCCGCTTCACCCAGATCGACTACGACCGGGAGATGGCGCTGGTGCTCACCGAGACCGGCCGCCCGGCCGGCGAGGCGGATATCTTCGGCGTCGTCCACATCCACGCCGACCCGGACAACGAGCGCGCGGAGTACGCGGTGATCGTCAGCCACGAGCTCACCCGTCGCGGGCTCGGACGGCTGCTCATGGAGCGCGTGATCGACTACGCCCGCCGCCGCGGCATCCGGGAGATCCGCGGCGACGTCCTGCAGGAGAACCGGGCCATGCTGACCCTCTGCAAGCAGCTCGGCTTCCACCGCCGCCCCGATCCGGAGGACCGCGAGATCGTGCACGTGCGGCTGCCGCTGACCGGCGCGGGCGAGGACGGCGGCGACTGA
- a CDS encoding OsmC family protein, protein MDAEQLREMQAPLKARYREEPEAARITLKASSRLGEGVTCSVDTARGMVEAGLHPATGGDGQSLCSGDMLLEALGACAGVTLSAVATALGIELRDARVHAEGDLDFRGTLGVDRDAPVGFEAIRVRFALDTDADEEQIASLLKLTERYCVVYQTLARGPALTVSHERLA, encoded by the coding sequence ATGGACGCAGAGCAGCTACGCGAGATGCAGGCACCGCTCAAGGCCCGCTACCGCGAAGAGCCCGAGGCCGCGCGCATCACGCTGAAGGCGAGCTCCCGCCTCGGCGAGGGCGTGACCTGCAGCGTGGATACGGCCCGCGGCATGGTGGAGGCCGGGCTGCATCCGGCCACCGGCGGCGATGGCCAGAGCCTCTGCTCCGGCGACATGCTGCTGGAGGCCCTCGGCGCCTGCGCGGGAGTGACGCTCTCCGCCGTGGCCACCGCGCTCGGCATCGAGCTGCGTGACGCGCGTGTCCACGCCGAGGGCGACCTGGACTTCCGCGGCACTCTGGGTGTGGATCGGGACGCTCCGGTGGGCTTCGAGGCCATCCGCGTGCGCTTTGCGCTCGACACCGATGCCGACGAGGAGCAGATCGCCAGCCTGCTCAAGCTGACCGAGCGCTACTGCGTGGTCTATCAGACGCTGGCGCGCGGCCCGGCGCTGACCGTCAGCCACGAGCGTCTGGCGTGA
- a CDS encoding calcium/sodium antiporter: MSGVAWLALAFVAGLVLLVLGGEWLVRGASRLAARLGVPSLVIGLTVVAFGTSAPELAVTVGAAVSGGPAADLALGNVVGSNIFNVLFILGISALVTPLAVNLRMVRLEVPVMIAVSVLCLVLIANGHVGRAEGLLLVAGLVAYTVFTLVQSRAAASADDAAPTGTGAVWRQLLLIVGGLVVLVVGSRLLLHGAVGAARLIGVSETVIGLTIVAAGTSLPELTTSVLAGLRGERDIAVGNVVGSNIFNILGVLGLAAVIAPAGVIAPPAVIAFDGWVMLAVAALCLPVFFTGYRIERWEGGLFLLYYLAYSAWLILDATGHDALPAFSGVMLWGVLPLTVLTLVVSLRRRSTG, encoded by the coding sequence GTGAGCGGCGTCGCCTGGCTGGCGCTGGCCTTTGTCGCCGGCCTGGTGCTGCTCGTGCTGGGCGGCGAGTGGCTGGTGCGGGGTGCCTCGCGCCTGGCCGCGCGGCTCGGCGTGCCGTCCCTGGTGATCGGGCTGACCGTGGTCGCCTTCGGCACCAGCGCCCCGGAGCTGGCGGTGACCGTCGGCGCCGCCGTCAGCGGCGGGCCGGCGGCGGATCTGGCGCTCGGCAACGTCGTCGGCAGCAACATCTTCAACGTGCTGTTCATCCTCGGCATCTCCGCGCTGGTGACGCCGCTGGCGGTGAATCTGCGCATGGTGCGCCTCGAGGTGCCGGTGATGATTGCGGTGAGCGTGCTCTGCCTCGTGCTCATCGCCAACGGCCACGTCGGCCGCGCGGAGGGTCTGCTGCTGGTGGCCGGGCTTGTGGCCTACACCGTGTTCACGCTGGTGCAGTCCCGGGCCGCGGCGAGCGCTGATGACGCTGCGCCCACCGGGACCGGCGCGGTCTGGCGGCAGCTGCTGCTCATCGTCGGCGGGCTGGTGGTGCTGGTGGTGGGCTCGCGGCTGCTGCTGCACGGCGCCGTGGGCGCGGCCCGGCTGATCGGCGTGAGCGAGACGGTGATCGGTCTCACCATCGTCGCCGCCGGCACCTCGCTGCCCGAGCTCACCACCTCCGTCCTCGCCGGCCTGCGCGGCGAGCGGGACATCGCCGTCGGCAACGTGGTCGGCAGCAATATCTTCAACATCCTGGGGGTGCTGGGCCTGGCCGCGGTCATCGCGCCGGCGGGCGTGATTGCGCCGCCGGCGGTGATCGCCTTCGACGGCTGGGTGATGCTCGCCGTGGCCGCGCTCTGCCTGCCGGTGTTCTTCACCGGCTACCGCATCGAGCGCTGGGAGGGCGGGCTGTTCCTGCTCTACTACCTCGCCTACAGTGCCTGGCTGATTCTGGACGCCACCGGCCACGATGCGCTGCCCGCGTTCAGCGGGGTGATGCTCTGGGGGGTGCTGCCGCTCACGGTGCTGACGCTGGTGGTCAGCCTCCGGCGGCGGTCGACGGGGTAG
- a CDS encoding DUF2288 domain-containing protein, protein MTDPQEPDLETRLNTETGRISWAELERHFARGSVVRVAPNLDLVAVAAAFVRDDRPKVEVWLTSGEVRKATGEDAADWNRRDPALWAVVAAPWVLVQEPDR, encoded by the coding sequence ATGACGGACCCGCAGGAACCCGATCTGGAGACCCGCCTCAACACGGAGACCGGCCGTATCAGCTGGGCGGAGCTGGAGCGGCACTTCGCCCGCGGCTCGGTGGTGCGGGTGGCCCCCAACCTCGATCTGGTGGCGGTGGCGGCGGCCTTTGTCCGCGACGACCGCCCGAAGGTGGAGGTCTGGCTCACCAGCGGCGAGGTCCGCAAGGCCACGGGCGAGGACGCAGCGGACTGGAACCGCCGGGACCCGGCGCTCTGGGCCGTCGTCGCCGCGCCCTGGGTGCTGGTGCAGGAGCCGGATCGGTAG
- the msrA gene encoding peptide-methionine (S)-S-oxide reductase MsrA, translating into MATATLGGGCFWCLEAVFQRLEGVNHVTSGYAGGHTPNPDYRSVCTGRTGHAEVVQIDYGPERIDFETLLEVFFTIHDPTTRDRQGNDVGPQYRSIILWHDETQRDTARAVIERLQGEGAFRDPIVTELKPLERFYPAEAYHQDYYRENAAQPYCQIVIAPKLKKALDRFGARMTG; encoded by the coding sequence ATGGCAACGGCAACACTCGGCGGCGGCTGCTTCTGGTGCCTCGAGGCGGTGTTTCAGCGCCTCGAGGGCGTCAACCACGTGACCTCCGGCTATGCCGGCGGCCACACGCCAAACCCGGACTACCGCAGCGTCTGCACCGGCCGAACCGGCCATGCCGAGGTGGTGCAGATCGACTATGGCCCGGAGCGTATCGACTTCGAGACGCTGCTGGAGGTCTTTTTCACCATCCACGATCCGACCACCCGCGACCGCCAGGGCAACGACGTCGGCCCGCAGTACCGCTCGATCATCCTCTGGCATGACGAAACCCAGCGCGACACCGCCCGCGCCGTGATCGAGCGCCTGCAGGGCGAGGGCGCCTTCCGCGACCCCATCGTCACGGAGCTCAAGCCCCTGGAGCGGTTCTATCCGGCCGAGGCCTACCATCAGGACTACTACCGGGAGAACGCCGCCCAGCCCTACTGCCAGATCGTCATCGCCCCCAAGCTGAAGAAGGCCCTGGACCGCTTCGGGGCGCGGATGACCGGCTGA